Within Seriola aureovittata isolate HTS-2021-v1 ecotype China chromosome 12, ASM2101889v1, whole genome shotgun sequence, the genomic segment GCTAGCTACTCCATGCTAATGCTTTATTCAATAGTCTAACATTTGCTCTGTGGagttttgttttcaagttttAACAAATCTAATGTAACACTCACCAAGTCACACTGAGTAGTATAGAAAGCCACGGTTTGCACATGCGCAGTTGCAGCCCACTCGCACATGGACCACCCTCCGCAAAAATtcaggaagtgaaacaaaacattcctGGCTTGTGCCTGGGAAAGAGAGTTAATTAATCATATTAGGATGTAGACGTGGTCATACGGGCTACAGCACACATGCTATAGCTTGTTCCTCACCAGTGCTGGGAATTAAAAGTAAGTCCAATCGCTGTAtcgggttgttttttttccgaTATTGTTGTTGTGGTCGGAGGGAGCAGTTGAAAGTTGGGCATGGCGGGGCTCGGTTAACTTAGCTAACGGTAGCAACACTTCACAGTCAGACACGGACCGTTTTTACTGTATAACTACAACCGCTTTGTGGCGGCAGCACACCTTAAACACGTTGGTCGGTTGTTTTGACAGGTGGGTGGCAGCTTTTTTCTCATCCACTGTAAGTGTTGGCGCTCGCGACAAACAGCTGTTAGCTAGTAGATGTTTCGTAGCTCACCGCCTCAACCTGGTTACGTCACAAACAGAGATGCGCGCAAAAAACTATCGACTCCCCTTTGATAATAATATTGAGCCTCAAGGACATGGCTGATAGATGTGATGATTTAGATAAACTCATAGCTTTCCATATTGTCTGTAGTGAAGGTGAAACGTTTAAATGATAATAGTCTATGTACCTGTGTAGTGACGTCGGTGAGGTTCACCTTTGCTGTTTGGACAAATAAGTAATAAGATTGTTGCTCGATCATCTATAAGAGTCATTAAAGAGTCAGTTCagccttaaaataaaacattttctctcctaCCTCGGTTCTACATTTACCTGCTGTAGTTTGGAGCCAACTTGAGCGATCTAGTATATTAAATGTCTTAATAATTAGTTAATATCCCGGCTACAAGTAGGACAAATGCACGAGACGCACTTCAGTTTCCCAACAACTATTTCTAATGACAGAAAAATCATAATGGAAAACTAAAAAGCAGAGCATAAATAAACTCCAGGTGCAACCAGTACAATGCAAATGTGACAGAATCTACtccaaaaaaagcaaaaaacaaagacTAAACCTAAACACTGACAATTACTGGATCAATGTGTCTTGTGTTAATTTGTATGTGCAGCcacttctgtctctgcagtgaatTTTTCATTGAACAATTCCAGGAAAGCCCATCCCATCTACCGAGGGGGCTCAATGAAGGGTTGCTTGAACCCCTCTTACACGGCTGTGGCGTTAATGTCACACAACAAAGCTGTAACCGCTGCTCTGGTGGTGTCTGGCCATGTagattagtttttgttttatatgccTGAGTTTTCAGACATCCGCCACTTAAATATCTGCCGTCACCCCAGTGGAACGAAGGTGaattgaatttaatttgtgGAGCTTACAACTCGAGGTGGATGATATTGATAAAATCTTCTATATATTATAACATACAACATTTTGTGGAAGATTAATTCAGACATTGTTATCAACAGCAACTTCTCTTTACAGAAAAAAACCACCCGGTTACTATAGATAACAAGGAGATATTTTAACATACATTTTAACTTTGACCACTTCCCCATAATGGTACAGaaggagaagcacaggtgtcactaataacattaacaaagcATCTGCTCTGTTCAAGTGCCCCAGTACGCCATGACAGTGTAACAGTGAGCCGGGATGCTCgataccaggaccctgaaactgcagcagctaaatggaaaTCCAGTCGCcattcattttgttctttctaCCTGCGCTTTttctactgtgacatgtcaaaatgtctggtGTGAAATTGGCCTATTCTCACACCTTGCTGTCTCACACTGTGTTCTGTTGAACATTGTTTGTGGAGAGATATATTGCTGCTGAGTGTTTTAAAGGTAATATTTCGATACCTTTAGCACCATGaatgaatattattttttgtctttattgtatTGGATGGCTGCAGAGGAacatatattaaaatgaaaactatctgcatggctagATGCCGCCAGTGGACATTTTTTATATCTCATAATTTGGGCAAACTGATCTTTTAGTCCGGCTTCATCCTCGATGtttctcacatttaaaaatgtttctcctCCTTCTAAACGCCGCTCTCCTTCACTTgctgaaagtgtgtttttgtgtgttacttccctctctgtgttctgCAGTGGAGCTATGTGAAAGTGGAGAAGAAGAGACCATGGAGACGCTTGTTGCCGCTGACTCGCTTCTCAACATGGACTGTTCTGACACCCTCTCGCTGGAACAACACTACTGTAAGCACACACCTGAGTTAACATTGGTCATACGCGCTCTAACAGAGTGAAGCTGCCCCCTCTGCTTTTTGATGTAGGACATGTTTGACTGTGGGATGTTATTTTTAGACATGGTGGTCACACTGCTGTTCTATTTCATTACATCTGTTTATGCCCCCTGCAGCCCAGACCTTCTTACCATCACTGGGTGATGTCATCACTGCTCCTGTTACCCAGGTGACTGTGTCAGCAGAGGGGATTGTGGGACCTGTTGGCCAGTCACAATGGCACTCGTTGCACACAGAGAAGCCTGCGGCACAGCTGCAGTCCAAAAAGAGAGGTCGGACacttatttgtttcttttcttatcaGAAAGTAAATTATAGCTGCGTGTGATTATATTAAATATCTgcttaattaattgtttttattcttcatctACTTTTTTAGGTAGAAAACCTCGACATCGGAGGGCGGAGTCTCCCACACCGGACATTACAGTGAAAAAGGACAAATACAACAAAGGTATTGTCATACAAAAAATTAGTTAAGGTGCTGTCAAACATGCAACTCATTCCTTAAATGTAATGGGAGTTTTACATGAGCCTGAGTTACTTTAATGTAAACTGAAAACTCAGTACAGGAGGTGAGACTTGGTACATTTTCAGTACAGCACAAGTCTGAATTAAAGGCTGTGAGATTGGTGTAAAGgtgcacaaagaaaaatgtgcacCTTTTTCATGCAGTTCATTATAAACTCATATGCATATAAAGAATCGGGCGAATAATAGCTGACTAACATGTATAACACCATGACTGAGCCAGTTTTAACATGATGTGAATAGACCAGCAAAGATTCATCGATTAGTcaactattttattttaggaAATATTTTGCTCATTGATGAGCCATTTttgtttccttccctccttgTATATATGGTGAACTCaatatctttggtttttggACTATTGGTCAAATGAAAGCAAGAAAAgatcagtttgtcatttttcacaatttactGACCTCTGATGTTTTATCCTGCATCTGATGTAATATCTGAACTCTGCTTATCGTCGTTATCAGTTGCGAGGTCTTTCTGCCATATTAATGTGAGATTATTGCAGTAATCACTTGTGGAGTGTTTGAACGGTttgtaaaacacagtgaacTTCCTGAGGTAATGGGAAGTACTGAGTTAAAAGGTTACTCAGTGATTGGTCGTTCTTGAGTGTACTACCTCAGTGATGTCTCATTCGTAAATATTTCCTTGAATACTCTTTACTTACAAGTTTATATTTCCCCTGAAGATCCAGATATGATATAAATCACAAATCGCTCGCTCGGTTTACTCCCACGGGCTGCCATTCTTTCCAGTACGCCATTCTGGGTAATTCCAGAGTGAGGAGTATGACTGGTTTAAATGTGCCATTGCACAAGCTTCATGGATCGTAGTCCACACACACCTTGAGGGAGACGGCATgagattgttattttttattttccgcCTGTTGTGATAAAATGGTAATGGGACAGTAAAGTCCAGCCAAGCCATTGTCTATAGTTGTCCCCTCTAAGTCTGTATCAGCTCTAACCCAATGTTTATCCAGTTTGTTTATCTGGAAAGATTGATTATACACCCTTACATCCGCTAAACCTCGTCCTCCTTTGTCCCTGTCCATACACATCTTACTCATTTTGATTCTGGGCTTCGTTTTATCTCATAGAAAATCATTGATAATGTTGTTTTACTGCCTATAAATCAGATCAGACATCTTCTGAGGAAGCTTCATGGAGAGATAATTAAATTGAGGTGCCACTACCATCTTGACTACATTCAGTTTTCCCCCAAAGTGATTATCTCAGTGCTCCCCATTTCTtcaaatcattattattttttccccaGTAGTGGGTCGTAGTTTAACCTCTAGATACGTCATTCCAGCTGGCACCcatttaaaattgaattgagACACTATATTTGAATCACAAGGTTTTGACCATGACCGCAAAATCAGTCTTATAATCCTCAGTGATTGCAGCCAGCGAGAGAACAGAAAGCTTTTCACAACTTTTTAACACAAGGAACCGTCTCGTGCACCAGGTGCCGAGTGTCACGTGGGCGCGTGGTTCTGTCTGTAAATATACTGTTATGTCTAAATAAAGCCATGAGGTACATTAATGTAAAAGTCAAAGTCTGAATGAGAAAAGGCCAACAGGTAAACGGATAGATGAATACAGCAATGTTACAAATTCCATGTCTGAAAGGGGCTTTAGACGGCTCACAGGGGATCAGTCACTTTTATAACACagctttttcaaatgtaattttccacattgtgtctttgtctttccttctccattatgtttcctgtgtttgtgcttcAGGAGGAAACACGCTGTACCTGTGGCAGTTCCTTATGGAGTTGTTGCAGGATCGACAGGTCTGCCCCCGCTACATCAAATGGACTAACCCCCATGCAGGGATCTTCAAGCTGGTCAACTCAAAAGCAGTGGCTAAACTCTGGGGCAAACACAAGAACAAGCCGGATATGaattatgagacaatgggcAGAGCACTCAGGTACACAACActcaaaaatgacattgttaCACGTTCGTATTTTCATTCTCTTATCCTTACCGCCATGAAAGCAGATCTGGGCCCGGTTTCCCACTAATGATcgattgtattttatatgagCATTTCTGTGAAAATTAAACACTAAATTCTTACATGTGTTTCCCAAAGCAGCACATGTGCATGTTGTTAAGAGCCTTTTAATGTTGGATTTCTGTTGTGCTGAAGAGAATGTTGAACAACACTTTTATGTAACTTGGCATATTTAACTGTCTGGAAAATAATGTTagatattaaaaacacatcaacaacaaagcaaatgtTTTGTAAACCACACCACAGGAACAGCTGCATTCATAGATATTCTCAGacaaaattgttttaaataaataaataaaactagaaGCTCTTTTCTTCATACCAGTGCTGCAGTCAGGACTGTAACTATTGCTAGTACATGACAAGAATAGGTTGGCAGATGTAAGTAAGTCAGTGGACACACAATATGGATAAAATGGAGAATATAATTGCTCAattaatttgcatattttttgtgtctgtcaatttttgtgtatttcatcTCCTTATTCTAAATGTATGACTCGTTTTACTTAACAGAGAACGGCAGTGAtcatgacaaaaacaataaaaacatgtaggTTTATGTCCCTCCTGTAAGTTAAAACACTCCTGACTCTCCTCTTCGTTAATCTACAATTTCTTAAGCTTGAGAGGGTTTGTAAGATGGATTTTACAGTCATCTTTGGGAAACAGGGCCCTGATGATTTAGAGCGTCTAGTTCTTAAAATCTGACCAAATGTGATGCTCGGTTTGTATTTGTTAATGTCGAACGTTTGTGTTCGTGTAGGTACTACTACCAGAGAGGGATACTGAATAAGGTTGAAGGCCAGCGACTCGTCTACCAGTTCACCTCTCTGCCCAAAGACATGATTTATATCACGGATGGAGACGGCACCAAAGAAGAAGACGACGATGATCACGACGACAACAGCTGCAATGATGAAGGTGTGAGTGATGACTCTGATGACAGCACAATATCTTCTAGTGACCAGTCAGTGGAGGATGGAGTTTCCCACCCACCACAAAAGAAGACGTCACCCAGTAGCACTGTCCGAGCCCCAGCCACCCAGCGAACCAGGCCGGCTCCCAGGCCTTCAGGGCAGCGCGACACCGTCCTGCGGCCTGCCAGCACCAGCCTGATCCAGGAGCAGCATTTGCCCATCGTGTCTGCCGAGATGCTGCGGACCCTCCAGAACCTGGAGAAAGTCCAGTCCCTGCAGCCCACGGGTCACGCCTCAGTCTTTAAAACGGCTCAGCTGCTGGGGAGTCTGTATGAGCGACAGGCCGCTGCTGGGGTGGCTGTAGACAGTGAGGGTGCACCTGAGACACAAGATAAGAAGCCACACGGAGGGCAGAAAGCTTCACAAGTAGAGACTCCTCAGCTGGTGCCTCTAATTAGCTCTGACCAATAGACCAGTccaccaccaaacacacacacatacactccacTGACTCAGGACCAGTTACAGAGCTGCACTTTGTTGTGGCAATGTCTTCACACCAGGGCCTATATTTCATAATTGTGTAAGACTGGGATTATTGATCTAGggttatttttgtattttagatttttttttttttaataagttgGTAACAAAGATAATTCTAGATCAGCCCTTCCTTACTGACATCTGAGTTGGGAGGAAATTGGCAGGAACCAAAATGAACAGCATTCAGCAGTTTACGTTCTAAGTAGACTATAAAAACTCATGTCCTTTATTTCAGCCTTCTGTTATTATCTGTATCTGTTAACTGTACAAGACACCAAAGACAGACATGCACTGGAATCCACAGCCTCTCTGCACcttctgcagacacacacccgCTGCTTGCACCTCAGCTCCAGTGTCATGGAGCTAATTCTCTCATCAGCACACTGTGCCCTTCTTTTCTGCCTCTACTgctctgttcctttttttttattgtcacagCCTGAATCATTCCTCTGCCTTGATGCACTATTGCTTACCCCTTGCTGTATATTTCTTCTCTTAAGTGCCTGAAGATCTTCGACACATCCTGTCCCTGCTTCCACTGTTCCTGGTGATCACGAGGTTATTGAGGGAAAACATTccatattattgttattattttttaagattACTGAATTATGTTTGTATtgtgaaatgttgaaaacaAGGGATCACTGTATTTCTAGAATAGGAATTTagcactgctgctgtttatagCTGAAGTATGTACACAGTGGACCTGTCTGTTGTTGACAATCACCAGTGAAATGGTCTCATAGCCTTTTACTTCGGCCTCCTTCAGAGTAGCCTTTCTGCAATGCACATATTCTAATTAGTTactacacatatatacagtaaatgcttATATGGACTTCTAAAGCATATCTTTGTGTACTGtgtgttatatactgtatgtttgtgaaCATTCTTGACTTTGTGCCTTGTTGCCATTTTCTCCCTCAGGTTTGTAAAAATTTGTTTTGCTGCACAGATCATATACTCTATGCAAGGAGTAAAACAGCTGGCCGTTTGTAATGAAGTAATGTTaagttcagtgttttctcttcGGTTGATCTTGGTTTAGCCTCGCAAAGCCAGCCGACAAAGTTCACCTGACATCAAATGAAACCTGAGCTCATAAGATTTAGGCTGGGATCTGTGAGGCTAAACTTGGTTAGGAGATGTTTAAAACTGTGCCTTTGCCCCCCCCTCCAGGAAAACCCCTATGCAAAACTGTTTTCACTTTATTACTgagtaaaacatttattttgaaatcccCTCACTTTGCTTTATCTGGAAGATAATGTAAGTTTTACTGATACAGATCTGTAAGCTTGtagcagagggagaggtggagtttctgttgcttttcttgGTGTATTTGCTTTCATGCAGTTCCGAGGTGTTGAAAAGATAATGgtcaatataaaataaacttaattttgTCATCATATGTGTGAAATTCATCTCTGCTCATTTATTCACCCACATTTGGTTTACTAGTGTCAATTGTGAAAGTGCATTTACTGATTTTTATTAGTTACATGTGATAGGGAAATGTGTTTCCACTACGTTTAATTGACAGCTATAAATAGTAGTAACTCTACAGATTGAGATTATACTTGCAATTGCAATAATCATGAAAGCATGTATTGTATTTTGAATTtacagcaaaaaagaaaactatacTCCTatatgatttaaattttttatgtttctataAGTTTATGAAATATGGAATTTAGGACTTTTATAGGACTCAATCCTATAGGATAATCTTACATGAGATGGATTTTTATAGGGTTTATTATATGGTCATCTGTTTCATTTAGTGCTTATAGTCCTACAGGGTATATCCCAATCATGTGTAATTATAGGATATATCCCATAGGATTATATATAGGCTTTTATCCTATAGGATTTTAACCTATAAGATTGGTTCCCAAATCAAATAGATATTTTAATTGAAATTTTCTTTGGGAATCGTTAAGGACTATGGAAACATATATtcagattataaaatataatgcattCTTATGAGTGAAACTGCCAAGgataaaatttaaaacatgaaaatgctgCCTCCACATTACTACTTTAGTTCAATATTCATAATTGAACATAATAATACTGTATGATAtaggcatat encodes:
- the LOC130178805 gene encoding ETS-related transcription factor Elf-1-like isoform X1, with the protein product MLQQSELIFDFASDHVNLSQLGGHPDYPAVIVEQVPHPHLLSYAGLACEQSQIEEDHQQLLKVELCESGEEETMETLVAADSLLNMDCSDTLSLEQHYSQTFLPSLGDVITAPVTQVTVSAEGIVGPVGQSQWHSLHTEKPAAQLQSKKRGRKPRHRRAESPTPDITVKKDKYNKGGNTLYLWQFLMELLQDRQVCPRYIKWTNPHAGIFKLVNSKAVAKLWGKHKNKPDMNYETMGRALRYYYQRGILNKVEGQRLVYQFTSLPKDMIYITDGDGTKEEDDDDHDDNSCNDEGVSDDSDDSTISSSDQSVEDGVSHPPQKKTSPSSTVRAPATQRTRPAPRPSGQRDTVLRPASTSLIQEQHLPIVSAEMLRTLQNLEKVQSLQPTGHASVFKTAQLLGSLYERQAAAGVAVDSEGAPETQDKKPHGGQKASQVETPQLVPLISSDQ
- the LOC130178805 gene encoding ETS-related transcription factor Elf-1-like isoform X2 — encoded protein: MELCESGEEETMETLVAADSLLNMDCSDTLSLEQHYSQTFLPSLGDVITAPVTQVTVSAEGIVGPVGQSQWHSLHTEKPAAQLQSKKRGRKPRHRRAESPTPDITVKKDKYNKGGNTLYLWQFLMELLQDRQVCPRYIKWTNPHAGIFKLVNSKAVAKLWGKHKNKPDMNYETMGRALRYYYQRGILNKVEGQRLVYQFTSLPKDMIYITDGDGTKEEDDDDHDDNSCNDEGVSDDSDDSTISSSDQSVEDGVSHPPQKKTSPSSTVRAPATQRTRPAPRPSGQRDTVLRPASTSLIQEQHLPIVSAEMLRTLQNLEKVQSLQPTGHASVFKTAQLLGSLYERQAAAGVAVDSEGAPETQDKKPHGGQKASQVETPQLVPLISSDQ